Genomic window (Lewinellaceae bacterium):
TCCGTCCGACGGCGGCGAAGCCGACGCAGTCCGCAAAGAACTGAAGAGCCTGATGAACCCCTTAATCAGCGAACTGGCGCAGAACGCCCGGCGCATGTATTATCTCCTGATGGGGTCTGGCCATGCTGCCGAACAGGAACTGGCCAACTGGATCGACAAGGCAAACCAAACCGCCAACCGGCGCTACCATACTCACCTCCACAGCAGCTCGCCCCGTTCGGCGCTCAAAGTGCCGGCCGTGCCGGCTGATTATGCGGAAAACCCTCCGCTGAAAAACGGCTACGAAATCCTCAACGCATTTTTTGACGTTGCCCTGGGACGGCAGCCTGAAATTTTTGCCTTCGGCGAAGACGTAGGCAAGATCGGCGACGTCAACCAGGGCTTCGCCGGCATGCAAAGCAAATACGGGGAAGAACGGGTGTTCGATACCGGCATCCGGGAAGCCACAATCATGGGGCAAGCCATCGGCATGGCCATGCGCGGCCTGCGGCCCATTGCCGAGATTCAGTATCTCGACTATCTGATCTACGGCCTTCAACCGCTGATGGACGACCTGGCCACCCTGCGCTACCGCAGCAACGGGCAACAGCACGCCCCGGCCATCATCCGCACCCGCGGGCACCGCCTGGAAGGCATCTGGCACGCCGGATCCCCTCTGGGCATGGTCGTCAATTCCCTGCGGGGCATCTACGTGTGCGTTCCCCGCGACATGACGCGGGCTGCCGGCATGTACAATACGCTGTTGCAATCGGACGATCCGGGCCTGGTTGTCGAATGCCTCAACGGTTACCGCCTCAAAGAACCCGCGCCGGAAAATATCGGGGAGTTTACCATCCCCCTCGGCGTTCCGGAGGTACTGCATCCTGGCTCCGACCTGACTCTGGTGACCTACGGCTCCTGCGTGCGCGTAGCGCTGGCGGGCATCGAGCTGCTGAAACAACACGGCATCTCGGTCGAACTGATCGATGTACAAACCTTGCTCCCTTTCGACCTGGAGCACCAGATCGTGGAATCGCTGAAGAAAACCAGCCGCGTTCTCTTTATGGATGAGGACTTGCCGGGCGGCGCCACCGCTTTTATGATGCGGGAAGTATTGGAAAAGCAAGGCGGGTACCGGTACCTGGACTCCGCCCCCGCGACGCTCACCGCAAAGGAGCACCGCCCTCCTTACGGCTCGGATGGCGACTACTTCAGCAAGCCCCAGCCGGAGGATGTGTTTGAGGCTGTCTATAAGATTATGCAAGAGGCGAATCCGAAGAGGTTTCCGGGTAAGCTCGCTTGAGGGCCAATGGGCAGCGAAGATCGAGGGTGCCTTCCATTTTATGCCAAATCTTTATATCTTGAACCGGGCAAATTCAATCGATATTCATGGAAATTATACTGGAACAACGGTTAATCACCGTGGAAGAATACCATAAAATGGCGGAGGCAGGCATCTTAAAGCCGGATGACAGGGTTGAATTGTTGAATGGCAAAATTATTAAAATGAGCCCTATTGGAAGCAAGCATGCCGCTTGTGTGGATAAATCTGATGAATTCCTGAGAAAAATACTTTCTGGAATAGCTTTAGTCAGGGCTCAAAACCCGGTGATCATGAATGATTTTTCGGAACCGGAGCCGGATATTGCCATCGTAAAAAGAAAGGAAAATTACTACGCTGACAAACACCCTACTGTCGGGGAAGTTATCCTGGTTATAGAAGTGGCCGATTCTTCCCTGGAGATAGACCGCCAGTCAAAATTGCCTATCTACGCAACTGGCCAGATTCCGGAATATTGGATCATTAATGTCGAAAAACGGGAGATCGAAGTTTACCGGTCTCCTTTCAAAGGCCTGTATCGTTCCCGTGATATCTTTTTTCCGGAAGATGAAATCCCCATTTCTGAATTTAATGTCTCTGTTCCGGTAAAAGCCCTCCTTGTATAATATGTTTTGTGGGGCGGGCATTATGGCGAAATAGAACACGGATTAACACGGATGCAACGGATCAGCGCGGATTGGGGAGTCAAAACCTACAGATTTTACACGCGAAAATCCGCGTCATTCCGCGTTTCATAATTCCATTATGCCCACCCCTCATAATATGCTTTAGGCCTGACAAGTTTAATTCGACTCCCATTTGGAAAACTTGTCAAGCCTTTCTCCCGCCACCACTTGGGAAATTTGTCAGTCCTTTCTTACCCCGTTGATTGTTTCATTGCCTCAAAGCTCTTATATTTAGTGGCTCCCTTCCAACTTAAACCAATAAATTATGAGCATACCAACCCTTACTTATTCCGAAGCCAGGAATTACATCGCCGGCGAATTCCAGGAAAACGGCTCCCGCTCCATGCCCGTCATCAGCCCGTTGGATGGCAGCGCCATCTCCTCCGTTGCCTTGTCGGATAAAAAAGCACTGGACAAGGCAGTAGAGTCGGCCGGACAGGCGTTTAAGGCCTGGTCTTCCCTCACCCTGAAAGAACGGGTGCAGGTTTTCTTCCGTTTCAGGATTTTATTAGAAGAACAGAAAAACGAACTGGCGGAACTGGTCCGCCTGGAAAACGGCAAAACGCTGGAAGAAGCGGAGGCGGAAGTGTTAAAAGGCATTGAGCTGTCGGAATTTGCCTGTTCATTGCCCCAGATCATCAGCGATGAAGTACAGGAAGTAAGCAAAGGAGTGGAATGCCGCACCGCTCATGTCCCCATGGGGGTTGTAGCTTCCATCACGCCGTTCAACTTCCCGTTCATGGTACCGTTGTGGACCATTCCGAACGCGCTCTCCCTGGGCAACTGCCTGATCCTGAAGCCTTCCGAGCAGGTGCCGCTGAGCGCCCAGAAGATCGCCAGCCTGCTGAAAGAGGCCGGGCTGCCGGATGGGGTGTTCAATATTGTAAACGGCGATAAAGAAATCGTGGAGGCGATCTGCGACCATCCGGGCATCAAAGCGGTGACCTTTGTCGGTTCTACCCGGGTAGCCGGCATTGTTTACCGCCGCGCCACCTCCAACCTCAAGCGCGCCCTCTGCCTGGGCGGCGCCAAGAACCACCTCATCGTTTTGCCCGATGCCAACGTGGACATGTCGGCCGCCAATATTGCCGCCTCCATGTCGGGCTGCGCCGGGCAACGTTGCATGGCCGCCTCGGCCATGGTAGCGGTGGGCAAAACGGATCACATCATCCAACAAATCTGCGCGGAGGCCCGCAAAATCGTGCCGGGGAAGAACCTGGGCTCGGTCATCAGCAAGGAAGCCAAAGAAAGGATAGAACGTTATATCAACGAGGCAGAAGCTGCCGGCGCCAAGGTGCTGTTGGACGGCCGCAACGCCACCGTTGCGGGCAAAGAAGGCGGCTTTTATGTAGGCCCCACCGTTATCGACTACGTCACGCCCGATATGAACATCGCCAAAGAAGAAGTCTTCGGCCCGGTGCTGGCCATCCTGCGCACCGATGACGTAGACGAGGCCATCCGGATCGAGAACAGCTCCAATTACGGCAACGCCTCTTCGGTATTTACTGAGAATGGCGGCATGGCGCAGTACGTCATCGACCGGGTCAGCGCCGGCATGGTGGGCGTCAACATCGGCGTACCTGTGCCCAGAGAACCCTTCCCCTTCGGCGGTTGGAACGAATCCCGCTTCGGAGTAGGCGACATTACCGGCAAAAGCTCCATCCCTTTCTGGACTCAGTTGAAAAAGACAACTTCCAAGTGGAACCCGGAAGCGTGGACGGATTGGGCGACGTAGTTCGGGATTCGTTGATTTGTTGATTGGGACCAGCCAGTAATGTCCTGGTTTTTTGGCTAATCACTCACTCATTCACTCACTCATTCACTCACTACCCATGGAAACCGGAAAAATAACAACCGACAAAAAAGCTGAGATTCTCGACAAGCAGAAGAAATACCTGTTTCCCAACCACCTGCTGTACTACACCGAGCCGCTGCCTTTGGAACGCGGGGAGGGCATGTACGTATGGGATGTGGAAGGCAGGAAATACCTGGATTTCTTCGGCGGCATCCTCACCACCAGCGTTGGGCACAACCGGCCCGAGGTGACGCATGCCGTGCGGGAGCAGACGGAAAAACTCATCCATTCCTCCACCCTGTACCCCAACGAAGCGCACGTCAACCTGGCGGAAAAAATGGCGGAACTGGCGCCGGGCAAGGTGCAGGTGTCTTACTTCACCACCTCCGGCACCGATGCCGACGAAACGGCGGTGATGCTGGCGCGGACGCACACCGGCAACCAGGAGATCATCGCCCTGCGGCACGGCTACAGCGGCCGCTCCGCCATGGGCATGAGCCTCACCGGGCATGCTCCGTGGCGCATCGGCGGCACCCACGTACTGGGCATCAAACATGCCATCAACCCCTATTGCTATCGCTGCCCGCTGAAGCTCCAGTATCCCTCCTGCGGAGTAGCCTGCGCCCAGGATGTGGAGGACGTGATCAGAACCACCACCTCCGGCAGGATCGCTGCCTTCCTGGCCGAGCCGATACAAGGCGTGGGCGGATTCATCACGCCGCCGCCCGAGTATTTCAAGATCGTCGCCGACATCATCCGCCATTACGGAGGCCTGTTCATCAGCGATGAGGTGCAGACCGGATTCGGGCGCACCGGCGACAAGTGGTTCGGCATCGAACACTGGGAAGTAGAGCCCGACATCATGACCATGGCCAAGGGCATCGCCAACGGCTTCCCGCTGGGCAACACCATGTCGACACCGGAGATCGCCGCCAGCACCGCCGGCGCAGGGCTGACCATCAGCACCTTCGGCGGCAACCCGGTGTCCTGCGCCGCTTCCCTGGCCACGATGGAGGTGCTGGAAAAAGAGGCGGACCCCCATCACGTGGCCCAGGTGGGCAAAGTACTGCGGGCCGGGCTGGAACGGCTACAGGAAAAACATGCCTTCATCGGAGACGTCCGGGGCATGGGCTTGATGCAGGGCCTGGAATTCGTCAAAAACAGGCAAAGCAAAGAACCGGCGCCAAAGGCTACCAGCCATTTTATGGAGTTGTGCAGAAAAGAGGGGCTGCTCGTCGGCAAAGGCGGCCTGTACGGCAACGTCATCCGCATTGCCCCGCCGATGACCGCCTCGGTGGAGAATGTGCAGGATGCACTGGAACTGATTGGCAAGGCACTTAAGGGGGTGGTAGTTGACTAATACTACTTTGCTTTAACAGGAAAACTACCTCACATGAAAGAAGAAATCGTAGAACTCACGGAAGACGTGAGCTCCTCCCCGTTGTACAGCGAGGACTTTGCCCCGGTGCCGCGGGCAGAACGCACCTGGAACAAATGGAACATTGCCGCTATTTGGGTGGGCATGGCTGTATGCATTCCCACTTACATGCTGGCCAGCAGCCTGATCGAGCAGGGCATGAACTGGTGGCAGGCGCTGCTCACCATCCTGCTGGGCAACGTTATCGTGCTCATCCCCATGATCCTCAACGCCCACGTCGGCACCAAGTATGGCATTCCGCTGCCGGTATTTCTGCGGCTCAATTTCGGGGTGGACGGTGCCGTGCTGGCGGCCCTGCTCCGGGGGTTGGTGGCCTGCGGCTGGTTCGGCATCCAAACCTGGATCGGGGGGGCAGCCATCTATCAGTTGCTGCTCATCGTATGGCCGGGGCTGGCCAACAGCCCCTACCTGGGCGACCTCATCGGCCTCAACCTGGGACAACTCCTTTGCTTCCTCTTGTTTTGGCTGATGAACATGTGGATCATCTACCGGGGCATCGAATCGATCAAGCAACTGGAGAACTGGGCGGCGCCTTTCCTTCTCCTGATCGGTGTCGGCCTGCTGCTTTGGGCCTGGGTCCGGGTGGGTTCTATGAGTGACATCCTGGACGCTTCCTACCAACTGGCCAAAGGCTCGGACGTGCAGTTCTGGAAAATCTTCTGGCCGGGCCTCACCGCCATGGTCGGGTTTTGGGCCACCCTAAGCCTCAATATTCCCGACTTTACCCGCTACGCCAAAACGCAGAAAGACCAGATCATAGGGCAGGTCATCGGGCTGCCCGGCACCATGGTGCTGTTTTCCTTTATCGGTATTGCCGTGACCAGCGCAACGGTTATTATCTTCGGGGAGGCGATCTGGGATCCGGTCGTATTGCTCGGCCGGTTCGAATCCCCTCTGGTAGTGGCCCTCTCCATGATCGGGCTGACGATCGCCACCCTGTCCACCAATATTGCCGCCAACGTGGTGGCGCCCGCCAACAGCATCGCCAACATCATGCCCAGCAAGATCAGTTTCCGAATGGGCGGTTACATCACCGGCGTCATCGGCATCCTGATCTTTCCCTGGAAACTGCTGGCTGACCCGCACGGCTACATCTTCGTCTGGCTGATCGCCTATTCGGCCCTGCTGGGCGCCCTGGCCGGGGTGATGATCTGCGATTATTACGTCATCCGGAAAACTGAGCTGGACCTGGCGCAGCTGTTTAAGCTGGGCGGCATTTACAAAGGATGGAACCAAAGGGCGTGGATCGCTTTTGGGGTTAGCCTGTTGCCCGTGCTGCCTGGCTTTCTGGCCACGGTATACCTGATCCCGGCGGAAAGCATCGGCGAATTCTGGATGGATGTGTATTCTTATGCCTGGTTTGTGACCTTTTTTGTGTCGTTCGGCTTGTATTGGGTACTGGTGCGGTTTTTGGGGAAGAAATAATGGAAAAATACCTGGCGGGAAACAGCCTGCCACCGCATTATTCGGTAGCCGGTTCCAGCCAGGTATTATTTAGAACTCTCAGAACATTCTAGCGAATTTCATTTTGGATATGCGTAAGATCCGAGTGAGGAAAACTTTCGTGTTCTTCCCATTTTCTCATGTGCTTGTTCCATCTGGACATCAGGTCGTTCAGCTTTTCTTCGCCCACCTTCTCACCGACCTCTTTCCTTTCGGCCAGCCAGGCTTCTCTGTCCTTATATGCAGTCCTGATGGATACACAGGTTTGCTCTTTTCCAAACACATTCCAATAAACACTATACGGCTGAGCTATTTTATGCTTTTCCCATTCCGCCTTGAATTCGGCTAAAAGATCTCCTACGGCTTTCTCGCTTCCAGCTTTCACATATCCATGATAAGAGCGTACATAGGTGGGAGGGCTGTTGCTTTCATAGCCTTCCGGCTCGTAGGAGAACTCGGGGCTATGGCGCCATAAGGTTCTTTCCGTTCGGGATAGGGTATGTTTATACTTTTCGTATAGCTCATTTATTTCGGGATTGGCTTTGCTCCATTCATTCCATTCTTTGCCAAAATCATCCACTCCTGACATGCTTTTGCCAACATTTTGGGCATAACTAAATCCGCCATTTTCTGAATTCACCCAAAAGGTACTGAAGTTGGTTTTGTCGGCTATTGCTTTGTATTCTTTTCCCCATTGTACATATTCTTTTATATGCTCGGGATGGACAAATTCCGTTAGCACTAAGATGAGATTGCCCTCTTCATCCATTTGGGCTTCTATGTCTTCAATCTTATTGCGGGCGGATACAGCGGGAGGATAATTTTCTCTGGCTTTCTTATAGTAGGACAGAGCCGTTTCCAGGTCGCCCTCATTCAGGTAAAATTCGCCCATGGAGTCGTAAGGGTTGTATCCATCGGGATACAGTTCTATATACTTTTCAAAATGCATTTTGGCTTTCTCCTTATCTCCTATGTTATAGTATTGATACCCCAGAATGTTGTGAATATGGGCATACCTCTTTTCTTCCGCCATTAATTTTTCTGCCAGTTTTTCCAGTTCTGCAATTTCCGCTTTGGGATCGTCCATGGAAAGGGCATATTGAAAATGGATAAAGGCGCCATCGGGCGCCACCTCATGCATTTTCTTCCAGATGGCGCGGTACTTTGCCGGCGCATCCTTTCCCTCCGGTACATCGAGGAGAGAAACAAAGAGGCGGGACGGTTCGTTTTTCCCTTCCACCAACCTTTTGGCTTCGGCAGTGTGACGGGCTTTTTTATCGCCTTCCGACATCCAGGCCAAAACTACGTGCGGAGCAAACAAGGAAGGGTCCTGGGCGACGGCAGCTTCAAAAAAGGTATAGGCTTTTTCTCTTTCGATGTTCATAAAATGCCCCATTCCTCTCCAGGCCAGTTCATTCGCTAGTTCGTCTTCTCCCGCCCATTCGATGTAAAGCAGATCTTCTTTATCCTGCTGTGAGGTTGCCAACAGAGGCAACAAGCATAAAAGAAAAAGGTAATAAAGTGAGTTTCTCATAAAGAGGTAGGTTTAATAGATGAATAAATTGAATCCAATTGCTGTGTGGGCGGCCGTCTTATATCAGGGAGAGAAAGTTGAATGTAGGTTGGAAGCGTTCAAACTAAAGTTGTAAAGCTTTTCTAAAGCTACGACAAAATAGCTGGATTACCAAGTTTCTTGTTGGCAGG
Coding sequences:
- a CDS encoding transketolase, translating into MIDNLTLNEPVNTDSELSRASILRDFEICCISREASILARKEVLTGKAKFGIIGDGKEVPQVAMARAFKKGDWRSGYYRDQTFLFALGLSSVEDFFAQLYADAENDPFSGGRQMNSHFATPTIDENGEWADHRSSYNISSDVSSTAGQMARALGLALASRKYRELKELASGAKFSDKGNEACFCTIGDASTSEGVFWETVNAAAVLRVPLAISVWDDGYGISVPIEYQTAKSSISDALAGFQIEDDGRTGIEIYTAKAWDYPTLVQLYAEAIGKVRATHTPALIHIKEATQPQGHSTSGSHERYKTKERLKWEKDKDCLLLMAEWMINEGLATQDELDAIRKEAKSYVKQCRDRAWKAFNAPARESLRQLQAIYALIPSDGGEADAVRKELKSLMNPLISELAQNARRMYYLLMGSGHAAEQELANWIDKANQTANRRYHTHLHSSSPRSALKVPAVPADYAENPPLKNGYEILNAFFDVALGRQPEIFAFGEDVGKIGDVNQGFAGMQSKYGEERVFDTGIREATIMGQAIGMAMRGLRPIAEIQYLDYLIYGLQPLMDDLATLRYRSNGQQHAPAIIRTRGHRLEGIWHAGSPLGMVVNSLRGIYVCVPRDMTRAAGMYNTLLQSDDPGLVVECLNGYRLKEPAPENIGEFTIPLGVPEVLHPGSDLTLVTYGSCVRVALAGIELLKQHGISVELIDVQTLLPFDLEHQIVESLKKTSRVLFMDEDLPGGATAFMMREVLEKQGGYRYLDSAPATLTAKEHRPPYGSDGDYFSKPQPEDVFEAVYKIMQEANPKRFPGKLA
- a CDS encoding Uma2 family endonuclease, which encodes MEEYHKMAEAGILKPDDRVELLNGKIIKMSPIGSKHAACVDKSDEFLRKILSGIALVRAQNPVIMNDFSEPEPDIAIVKRKENYYADKHPTVGEVILVIEVADSSLEIDRQSKLPIYATGQIPEYWIINVEKREIEVYRSPFKGLYRSRDIFFPEDEIPISEFNVSVPVKALLV
- a CDS encoding CoA-acylating methylmalonate-semialdehyde dehydrogenase; its protein translation is MSIPTLTYSEARNYIAGEFQENGSRSMPVISPLDGSAISSVALSDKKALDKAVESAGQAFKAWSSLTLKERVQVFFRFRILLEEQKNELAELVRLENGKTLEEAEAEVLKGIELSEFACSLPQIISDEVQEVSKGVECRTAHVPMGVVASITPFNFPFMVPLWTIPNALSLGNCLILKPSEQVPLSAQKIASLLKEAGLPDGVFNIVNGDKEIVEAICDHPGIKAVTFVGSTRVAGIVYRRATSNLKRALCLGGAKNHLIVLPDANVDMSAANIAASMSGCAGQRCMAASAMVAVGKTDHIIQQICAEARKIVPGKNLGSVISKEAKERIERYINEAEAAGAKVLLDGRNATVAGKEGGFYVGPTVIDYVTPDMNIAKEEVFGPVLAILRTDDVDEAIRIENSSNYGNASSVFTENGGMAQYVIDRVSAGMVGVNIGVPVPREPFPFGGWNESRFGVGDITGKSSIPFWTQLKKTTSKWNPEAWTDWAT
- a CDS encoding aspartate aminotransferase family protein, translating into METGKITTDKKAEILDKQKKYLFPNHLLYYTEPLPLERGEGMYVWDVEGRKYLDFFGGILTTSVGHNRPEVTHAVREQTEKLIHSSTLYPNEAHVNLAEKMAELAPGKVQVSYFTTSGTDADETAVMLARTHTGNQEIIALRHGYSGRSAMGMSLTGHAPWRIGGTHVLGIKHAINPYCYRCPLKLQYPSCGVACAQDVEDVIRTTTSGRIAAFLAEPIQGVGGFITPPPEYFKIVADIIRHYGGLFISDEVQTGFGRTGDKWFGIEHWEVEPDIMTMAKGIANGFPLGNTMSTPEIAASTAGAGLTISTFGGNPVSCAASLATMEVLEKEADPHHVAQVGKVLRAGLERLQEKHAFIGDVRGMGLMQGLEFVKNRQSKEPAPKATSHFMELCRKEGLLVGKGGLYGNVIRIAPPMTASVENVQDALELIGKALKGVVVD
- a CDS encoding NCS1 family nucleobase:cation symporter-1, with product MKEEIVELTEDVSSSPLYSEDFAPVPRAERTWNKWNIAAIWVGMAVCIPTYMLASSLIEQGMNWWQALLTILLGNVIVLIPMILNAHVGTKYGIPLPVFLRLNFGVDGAVLAALLRGLVACGWFGIQTWIGGAAIYQLLLIVWPGLANSPYLGDLIGLNLGQLLCFLLFWLMNMWIIYRGIESIKQLENWAAPFLLLIGVGLLLWAWVRVGSMSDILDASYQLAKGSDVQFWKIFWPGLTAMVGFWATLSLNIPDFTRYAKTQKDQIIGQVIGLPGTMVLFSFIGIAVTSATVIIFGEAIWDPVVLLGRFESPLVVALSMIGLTIATLSTNIAANVVAPANSIANIMPSKISFRMGGYITGVIGILIFPWKLLADPHGYIFVWLIAYSALLGALAGVMICDYYVIRKTELDLAQLFKLGGIYKGWNQRAWIAFGVSLLPVLPGFLATVYLIPAESIGEFWMDVYSYAWFVTFFVSFGLYWVLVRFLGKK
- a CDS encoding tetratricopeptide repeat protein is translated as MRNSLYYLFLLCLLPLLATSQQDKEDLLYIEWAGEDELANELAWRGMGHFMNIEREKAYTFFEAAVAQDPSLFAPHVVLAWMSEGDKKARHTAEAKRLVEGKNEPSRLFVSLLDVPEGKDAPAKYRAIWKKMHEVAPDGAFIHFQYALSMDDPKAEIAELEKLAEKLMAEEKRYAHIHNILGYQYYNIGDKEKAKMHFEKYIELYPDGYNPYDSMGEFYLNEGDLETALSYYKKARENYPPAVSARNKIEDIEAQMDEEGNLILVLTEFVHPEHIKEYVQWGKEYKAIADKTNFSTFWVNSENGGFSYAQNVGKSMSGVDDFGKEWNEWSKANPEINELYEKYKHTLSRTERTLWRHSPEFSYEPEGYESNSPPTYVRSYHGYVKAGSEKAVGDLLAEFKAEWEKHKIAQPYSVYWNVFGKEQTCVSIRTAYKDREAWLAERKEVGEKVGEEKLNDLMSRWNKHMRKWEEHESFPHSDLTHIQNEIR